One Gloeothece verrucosa PCC 7822 DNA window includes the following coding sequences:
- a CDS encoding 2Fe-2S iron-sulfur cluster-binding protein, with the protein MSKTHTVEIIHQGTTHTIKVAEDQTILNAALDAGIDLPKSCTAGVCTTCAGLLLEGTVEQSDGMGLSPNLQQEGYALLCVAYPRSDVKVETEKEDSVYERQFGQS; encoded by the coding sequence ATGTCTAAGACTCATACAGTTGAAATTATTCATCAAGGAACAACCCACACCATAAAAGTTGCTGAAGATCAAACTATTCTTAACGCCGCCCTTGATGCGGGGATAGACTTACCCAAGTCTTGTACTGCCGGAGTTTGCACCACCTGCGCCGGACTCCTACTAGAAGGGACAGTAGAACAGAGTGATGGTATGGGACTGTCCCCCAACTTGCAACAAGAAGGCTATGCTCTGCTATGCGTGGCTTATCCTCGTTCAGATGTCAAAGTGGAGACAGAAAAAGAGGATTCAGTTTATGAGCGTCAATTTGGACAATCTTAA
- a CDS encoding mechanosensitive ion channel family protein, producing MSISTPTLLARAKTISYDKRRSIAHCLPKRASLSISRFFPGVNGRILYGLSRSSMKKTWLAFLALALATFWLIIIVPFAFPQNPATTKPAENAPVVFEGKTLFVIQNRLGPRSAKKRAQDIREKIEHFAQDFSISVDNLTAVSEDEEGIKLTVLAVEEDIIMRISDADAVLARKTRAELAYEYLQAIKAAVTQYRQERSLRHLVLAGFYTIISTIFFITTLLILNNIFPVIYTKLDNWRSTYIPAIRIQSFEILTANQITNLLLSLTQIIRWFIVLGILAIYIPAVLSFFPWTKRLANTLFEYLIQAFATAWSGFLGYIPNLLIILVVIFLTYCILRFLQPIFNALEQETFSLPGFYPEWAQPSFKILSVLIVALAAVIAVPYFPGFDSPAFRGISVFLGILFSLGSSSAIANIFAGTILIYTRGFRQGDLVKIGDTVGRVIETTLLVTRIVTFKNIIVSIPNSQILTSNIENYDLSRRELNKTLILPTKVYLGYEVPWQKAHKALCEAAKRTEKVLESPAPFVLQSELNEVYVTYELNVHVEPDLDILEIYSQLHQNIRDTCSEAEIRIFAPSYEADPTTYPFNSESVESSQENSKML from the coding sequence TTGTCAATAAGCACTCCCACGCTTTTAGCTCGCGCAAAAACCATCAGCTATGATAAGCGCAGAAGCATCGCTCATTGCCTCCCTAAACGAGCAAGCCTGAGTATTTCTAGGTTTTTCCCTGGAGTGAATGGGCGAATTTTGTATGGCCTATCCCGTTCCTCTATGAAAAAAACTTGGTTAGCTTTTCTCGCTCTAGCACTCGCTACTTTTTGGTTAATTATCATTGTCCCTTTTGCTTTCCCTCAAAACCCGGCGACAACTAAACCCGCAGAAAATGCTCCCGTTGTTTTTGAGGGTAAAACCCTCTTCGTCATCCAAAACCGCCTCGGACCCAGATCGGCAAAAAAACGAGCGCAAGATATTAGGGAAAAAATTGAACATTTTGCTCAAGATTTCTCAATTTCTGTGGATAATCTCACCGCAGTCTCAGAGGATGAAGAAGGGATCAAATTAACAGTATTGGCTGTAGAAGAAGACATTATAATGCGAATTAGCGACGCTGATGCAGTCCTGGCCAGAAAAACGCGAGCAGAGTTAGCCTATGAGTATCTACAAGCTATTAAAGCGGCTGTTACTCAATATCGACAAGAGCGCAGTTTACGTCATTTGGTTCTTGCTGGTTTTTATACCATCATTTCTACCATTTTTTTCATTACTACCTTGCTGATCCTCAACAATATTTTTCCCGTTATTTATACCAAGTTAGATAACTGGAGAAGTACCTATATTCCAGCCATTAGAATTCAAAGTTTTGAAATCCTTACCGCTAATCAAATTACTAATCTTTTATTAAGCCTAACCCAGATCATCCGTTGGTTTATTGTTTTGGGTATTTTAGCTATTTATATCCCTGCTGTTTTAAGCTTTTTTCCCTGGACAAAACGACTGGCTAACACACTCTTTGAGTATCTTATCCAAGCCTTTGCCACGGCTTGGAGTGGTTTTTTAGGGTATATTCCCAATCTATTGATCATTCTTGTAGTGATATTCCTTACCTATTGTATACTTCGCTTTTTACAACCAATTTTTAATGCTTTAGAACAAGAAACTTTCTCGCTACCGGGCTTTTATCCCGAGTGGGCACAACCGAGTTTTAAAATTTTATCAGTCTTAATTGTCGCCTTAGCCGCCGTTATTGCCGTTCCCTACTTTCCGGGTTTTGACTCACCGGCTTTTCGGGGCATTTCTGTTTTTCTGGGGATTCTTTTTTCTTTAGGCTCTAGCTCGGCTATTGCTAATATATTTGCTGGTACAATTCTGATCTATACTCGGGGTTTTCGGCAAGGCGACCTGGTTAAAATTGGTGATACCGTTGGCCGAGTGATTGAAACTACCTTGTTAGTTACCCGTATTGTTACTTTTAAAAATATCATTGTCAGCATTCCGAATTCCCAAATTCTCACCAGTAACATTGAAAATTATGACCTCTCTCGGCGAGAACTCAATAAGACTTTAATTTTACCCACGAAAGTCTATTTAGGTTACGAGGTTCCCTGGCAAAAAGCTCACAAGGCTTTATGCGAAGCCGCCAAGCGAACGGAAAAAGTCTTAGAATCTCCTGCGCCTTTTGTCCTACAATCGGAACTAAACGAAGTTTATGTCACTTATGAGTTAAATGTTCATGTAGAACCTGACTTAGACATTTTAGAAATCTACTCACAACTCCATCAAAATATTCGAGATACTTGCTCTGAAGCCGAAATCAGAATATTTGCTCCGAGTTATGAAGCTGACCCCACCACTTACCCTTTTAATAGTGAATCTGTAGAATCATCACAAGAAAACTCAAAAATGCTGTAA
- a CDS encoding toll/interleukin-1 receptor domain-containing protein, with the protein METSNSPQVFISYAWQGDSEEFANQLEEAFQKRQIKIIRDKTDLGYRGLIKEFMERIGQGKCILVVISDKYLKSENCMFELVEIAKHGDFYDRIFPIVLKDAKIYKDEDRIDYLHYWDQKIKNLEDKLKSGSILDVTSIYKTLQQYADIKRNIDQLTDILKNINALTPELHRQSDFEQIIQAVETRLEKDKSNTEKIPGGKKVFKGRMQLMSRLNGIPSPQLEMIIFELEPPRGIIPASHAPQGDRVSALLNWANGEGGCGLERVEEVLNEVLNP; encoded by the coding sequence ATGGAAACCAGTAACTCGCCGCAGGTTTTTATTTCCTATGCCTGGCAAGGTGATAGTGAAGAATTTGCCAACCAACTTGAAGAAGCTTTCCAAAAGCGGCAAATTAAAATTATCCGAGATAAAACCGATTTGGGCTATAGAGGTTTAATTAAAGAATTTATGGAGCGTATCGGACAAGGTAAATGTATTCTTGTCGTTATTAGTGATAAATATTTAAAATCTGAAAATTGTATGTTTGAATTAGTAGAAATTGCCAAGCATGGGGATTTCTATGATCGGATTTTTCCGATTGTTTTAAAAGATGCCAAAATTTATAAAGATGAAGATAGAATTGATTATTTACACTATTGGGATCAAAAAATAAAGAATTTAGAAGATAAGCTTAAGTCAGGTTCAATTTTAGATGTTACCAGTATTTATAAAACTCTTCAGCAATACGCTGATATAAAAAGAAATATAGATCAACTAACTGATATTCTCAAAAATATCAATGCTCTTACTCCTGAACTACACCGGCAATCGGATTTTGAGCAAATTATACAAGCGGTAGAAACTAGATTAGAAAAAGATAAATCTAACACTGAAAAAATACCAGGAGGAAAAAAGGTGTTTAAAGGACGAATGCAATTAATGAGCCGCCTTAATGGTATTCCTTCACCACAGTTAGAGATGATCATTTTTGAGCTAGAGCCACCTAGGGGAATTATACCAGCTTCACACGCACCGCAGGGAGATAGAGTATCAGCGCTGTTAAATTGGGCAAATGGCGAGGGAGGATGTGGACTAGAACGAGTTGAGGAGGTACTCAATGAAGTTTTAAACCCTTAG
- the trpB gene encoding tryptophan synthase subunit beta, whose amino-acid sequence MTTTPIRATQPTQYPDELGRFGAYGGKYVPETLMPALSELEAAYNRYKNDPEFQQELNQLLRDYVGRPSPLYFAERLSARYARPDGTGPQIYLKREDLNHTGAHKINNALAQVLLAKRMGKKRIIAETGAGQHGVATATVCARFGLECIIYMGVHDMERQKLNVFRMNLLGAKVQPVSAGTGTLKDATSEAIRDWVTNVETTHYILGSVAGPHPYPMMVRDFHVIIGQETKQQCQEKWGGLPDILMACVGGGSNAMGLFYEFIKDSSVRIIGVEAAGESVASGKHAATLTAGRPGVLHGAMSYLLQDQEGQVIEAHSISAGLDYPGVGPEHSYLKDMGRAEYYSVTDTEAVDAFQRLSQLEGIIPALETSHAIAYLETLCPQLKGSPRIVINCSGRGDKDVQTVAKFLQQE is encoded by the coding sequence ATGACAACGACACCCATCCGCGCGACACAACCCACACAATACCCAGATGAATTAGGACGTTTTGGTGCCTATGGCGGGAAATACGTCCCAGAAACCTTAATGCCGGCCTTAAGTGAACTAGAAGCCGCCTATAACCGCTACAAAAATGACCCAGAGTTTCAGCAAGAATTAAATCAACTGCTACGGGACTATGTAGGAAGACCTAGCCCATTGTACTTTGCCGAACGCCTCAGCGCCCGTTATGCTAGACCAGATGGTACAGGACCCCAAATCTACCTGAAGCGAGAAGACCTTAACCACACCGGGGCCCATAAAATTAATAATGCCCTAGCTCAGGTCTTGTTAGCGAAACGTATGGGCAAAAAACGCATTATCGCTGAAACCGGTGCCGGACAACATGGAGTCGCTACAGCAACCGTCTGCGCCCGTTTTGGACTTGAATGTATTATTTATATGGGTGTTCATGACATGGAACGCCAAAAATTAAACGTCTTTCGCATGAATTTATTAGGGGCAAAAGTTCAACCCGTATCAGCCGGCACCGGAACCCTCAAAGATGCCACCTCAGAAGCCATCCGAGACTGGGTAACCAATGTAGAAACCACCCATTATATTCTCGGTTCGGTAGCCGGACCTCATCCCTATCCCATGATGGTCAGAGATTTTCACGTCATTATCGGTCAAGAAACAAAGCAACAATGTCAAGAAAAATGGGGCGGACTCCCCGATATCCTCATGGCCTGTGTGGGTGGAGGGTCTAATGCTATGGGGCTATTTTATGAATTTATTAAAGATTCATCAGTCCGGATTATCGGCGTAGAAGCCGCCGGGGAAAGTGTGGCCTCTGGCAAACACGCCGCTACTTTAACCGCCGGACGGCCTGGAGTGTTACATGGGGCCATGAGTTATCTATTACAAGACCAAGAAGGGCAAGTCATAGAAGCCCATTCTATCAGCGCCGGTTTAGATTATCCGGGGGTAGGACCTGAACATAGTTATCTCAAAGATATGGGGCGGGCAGAATATTACAGCGTGACTGACACCGAAGCGGTTGACGCTTTTCAAAGATTATCCCAATTAGAAGGCATTATACCGGCTTTAGAAACTTCCCACGCCATCGCCTATCTAGAAACCCTCTGCCCTCAATTAAAGGGTAGTCCTCGCATTGTGATTAACTGTTCAGGACGAGGAGACAAAGACGTGCAAACAGTGGCTAAATTTCTACAACAAGAATGA
- a CDS encoding AI-2E family transporter, producing the protein MLNAFNQLPYWLRLGILFPVAFLNGWLLFLLIGYLEPLVTIFITATLLAFLLDFPIRLLELRGISRVWAVTLVFLIALVILAILALVLIPLILQQLSDLIAVLPQWIDTGTENIDNLRKWAIAQRLPININQVIGQIAEKLTTVVQSLSTQGLNFLLGAIGSIFNILFVLVLTVFLVFTGQNIWDGIFSWIPEPWNVELRNLIRDKFERYFASQAILAGILSLSQTVVFLILQVPYAVLFGVTIGLTSLIPYASAFTILLVSIILSLENWVLGLKVLIAAIIVGQINDQVITPRLMGGITGLNPVWLILALFIGGKFAGILGLLLAVPLASVIKSATDNLRYRLTHPNESMIAQVPLDSSSELINRNLEE; encoded by the coding sequence ATGCTTAATGCTTTTAACCAACTTCCCTATTGGCTGCGGCTAGGAATTCTTTTTCCGGTCGCTTTTTTAAATGGTTGGCTCCTGTTTTTACTCATTGGGTATTTAGAGCCATTAGTCACTATATTTATCACCGCCACTTTACTCGCCTTTTTGCTTGATTTTCCCATTCGTTTGTTAGAGCTAAGAGGAATTTCTCGGGTTTGGGCAGTCACTTTAGTTTTTTTAATCGCCTTAGTAATTTTAGCAATTTTAGCTTTAGTTTTAATTCCTTTAATTCTTCAACAATTGAGTGATTTAATCGCCGTTTTACCCCAATGGATTGACACGGGAACCGAAAATATAGACAATTTAAGAAAATGGGCAATTGCTCAAAGATTACCCATTAATATTAATCAAGTTATTGGTCAAATTGCCGAGAAATTAACGACGGTTGTTCAATCTTTAAGTACCCAAGGACTGAATTTTCTCTTGGGTGCTATTGGCAGTATTTTTAATATTCTTTTTGTTTTAGTGTTAACCGTGTTTTTAGTGTTTACGGGTCAAAATATTTGGGATGGAATTTTTAGCTGGATTCCTGAACCTTGGAATGTAGAATTACGAAATTTAATTCGAGATAAGTTTGAAAGATATTTTGCTTCTCAGGCGATTTTAGCGGGAATTTTAAGCCTTTCTCAAACGGTAGTTTTCCTGATTTTACAAGTGCCTTATGCCGTGTTATTTGGGGTCACCATTGGGCTAACCAGTTTAATTCCTTATGCCAGTGCTTTTACCATTTTATTAGTCAGTATCATTCTCTCCCTAGAAAATTGGGTATTAGGATTAAAAGTTTTAATTGCGGCTATTATTGTAGGACAGATTAACGATCAAGTGATCACCCCTCGTTTGATGGGAGGGATCACAGGCTTAAATCCGGTTTGGCTGATTTTAGCTTTGTTTATTGGGGGAAAATTTGCCGGAATTTTAGGGTTATTACTAGCTGTTCCTTTAGCCAGTGTGATCAAAAGTGCTACCGACAATTTACGATACCGTTTGACTCATCCAAACGAATCAATGATTGCACAAGTTCCCCTAGATTCTTCCTCAGAACTAATCAATAGAAATCTAGAAGAATGA
- the trpC gene encoding indole-3-glycerol phosphate synthase TrpC codes for MQIRRRPPNPPVEVDTLRYQVKVPDAQPRHILEEIVWNKEKEVDRIRERLPLIEIRKQVQDMPPPQNFLEALANGKTQPALIAEVKKASPSKGVIRENFDPVAIAQAYQQGGASCLSVLTDEKFFQGSYDNLALVRQSVDLPILCKEFIIYPYQIYYARSKGADAVLLIAAILNDQDLRYFVKIIKALKMTALIEVHTLAELDRVLAIDGVALVGINNRNLETFKVDLQTTSELLTARGEQLKQRGILVVSESGLYTPDDLQFVHSCGAKAVLIGESLVKQTDPAQAIQKLFSRL; via the coding sequence ATGCAAATTAGACGACGACCCCCTAACCCTCCTGTAGAAGTCGATACCTTACGCTATCAAGTAAAAGTCCCCGATGCCCAACCGAGGCATATATTAGAAGAAATAGTCTGGAATAAAGAAAAAGAAGTAGACAGAATTAGAGAACGTCTTCCTTTAATAGAAATACGCAAGCAAGTGCAAGATATGCCGCCGCCTCAAAACTTTCTTGAGGCTTTAGCGAATGGGAAAACCCAACCCGCCCTGATAGCCGAAGTGAAAAAAGCCTCTCCCAGTAAAGGAGTGATCCGAGAAAACTTTGATCCAGTAGCGATCGCCCAAGCTTACCAACAAGGAGGGGCAAGTTGTTTATCAGTGCTGACGGATGAAAAATTTTTTCAGGGCAGTTATGATAACCTAGCCCTAGTACGTCAAAGCGTAGACTTGCCGATTTTATGCAAAGAATTTATTATTTATCCCTATCAAATTTATTACGCTCGTAGCAAGGGAGCAGATGCAGTATTACTGATTGCAGCCATTTTAAATGATCAAGATTTACGCTATTTTGTCAAAATTATCAAGGCATTGAAGATGACAGCCCTGATCGAAGTTCATACCTTAGCTGAACTGGATCGCGTATTAGCCATAGATGGAGTCGCTTTAGTAGGCATCAACAACCGCAATTTAGAGACATTTAAGGTAGATTTACAAACCACATCAGAACTATTGACAGCCAGAGGGGAACAACTGAAACAGCGAGGCATTCTTGTGGTTAGTGAATCGGGATTATATACACCCGATGATTTGCAATTTGTTCACTCGTGCGGCGCGAAAGCAGTGTTAATTGGAGAATCATTAGTTAAACAAACTGACCCAGCCCAGGCAATTCAGAAATTGTTTTCTAGGCTATAA
- a CDS encoding transposase, with protein sequence MGQRYLAVKAGIDNSAEFFSGKEIRHKANRYQRVRKILQRKGTRSAKRRLIALSGRERRFIANINHKISKQIAQPNSLIGLEQLTHIRERTKSKSGKRASKKQRKANKNKAQWSFAELHSCIDYKAIMNGSLAVKVMANYTSQCCPKCGHVSKENRPNKGLNFVCKSCDYKLHADLVGGRNIALRALLIRQDWMSTGILSASPDVSDEEAKAKSLQRFLELRWSLDASPDKSAFFGSG encoded by the coding sequence ATTGGACAGCGTTATCTTGCTGTAAAAGCCGGTATAGATAATAGTGCTGAGTTTTTTTCGGGCAAAGAAATTAGGCATAAAGCTAACCGATATCAGCGAGTAAGAAAAATATTACAGCGAAAAGGCACTCGTTCAGCTAAACGCAGATTGATTGCGTTATCTGGTAGAGAGAGACGGTTTATCGCTAATATTAACCACAAAATTAGCAAGCAGATAGCACAGCCAAACAGTCTAATAGGTTTAGAGCAACTAACTCATATTAGAGAAAGAACTAAATCTAAATCTGGAAAAAGAGCCAGTAAAAAACAGCGAAAAGCTAACAAAAATAAAGCTCAATGGTCATTTGCAGAATTACACTCCTGTATTGACTATAAAGCTATTATGAATGGTTCTTTAGCTGTTAAAGTTATGGCTAATTACACCAGCCAATGTTGTCCAAAATGCGGTCATGTTTCTAAGGAAAATAGACCAAATAAAGGACTAAATTTTGTTTGTAAAAGTTGTGACTATAAACTTCATGCTGATTTAGTTGGTGGGCGAAACATCGCATTAAGAGCGTTACTTATTCGGCAAGACTGGATGAGTACGGGGATTTTGTCAGCATCCCCTGATGTGTCAGACGAGGAAGCCAAAGCTAAGAGTCTGCAAAGATTCTTGGAGTTGAGGTGGAGTCTAGACGCAAGCCCCGACAAGAGCGCCTTCTTCGGGTCGGGGTAG
- a CDS encoding universal stress protein — protein MYNTIIVALDCSDTSEKVIAALKTLKIDSQTHIIFSHVLPEPTPDNDLDADRPQASPEQLYQEAEQQLLTYQSAFADSEIEIVSGDVAEEIIRLANIYAADLIILGTRGLTGLQRVIEGSVSGQVVAEASCSVFVVKTPQE, from the coding sequence GTGTACAACACAATTATTGTAGCCCTAGACTGTTCAGACACTTCAGAGAAGGTCATTGCCGCTTTAAAGACTCTTAAGATAGACTCTCAAACTCACATCATCTTTTCTCATGTGCTTCCAGAACCCACGCCGGATAATGATTTAGATGCCGATCGCCCTCAAGCGTCCCCAGAACAACTTTATCAAGAAGCTGAACAACAACTGCTGACCTATCAAAGTGCTTTTGCCGACAGTGAGATCGAAATTGTTAGCGGCGATGTGGCTGAGGAAATTATCCGTTTGGCTAATATTTATGCTGCCGATCTGATTATTTTGGGAACTCGCGGCTTAACTGGACTTCAGCGAGTGATAGAAGGTTCTGTTAGTGGTCAGGTGGTGGCTGAGGCCTCTTGTTCTGTGTTTGTGGTTAAAACCCCCCAAGAGTAA
- a CDS encoding pyridoxal-phosphate-dependent aminotransferase family protein encodes MDGKPMLMIPGPTPVPEQVLLAMAKHPIGHRSGDFSKVIAEITENLKWLHQTQNDVLCLTVSGTGAMEAGIINFLSPGDRVLVGDNGKFGERWGLISKAFGLNVDLIKTEWGKPLDPEEFRAKLEADKDKQIKAVIITHSETSTGVLNDLETINKYVKAHGEALIIVDAVTSMGALNIPIDEWGLDVVGSGSQKGYMIPPGLGFVSVSKKAWKAYETATLPKFYLDLGKYKKATDKDSSPFTPPVNLMYGLQVALQMMKAEGLENIFARHQRNTAATRAAMKALNLPLFAPDTHASTAITAVIPTTVDAEKIRSTIKKKFDIALAGGQDHLKGKIFRIGHLGFVSERDILAAIGALETTLQELGYEGATPGAGVAAAAAVLAQS; translated from the coding sequence ATGGATGGTAAACCTATGCTCATGATTCCGGGCCCTACGCCCGTGCCAGAACAAGTTTTACTGGCAATGGCTAAACACCCCATCGGTCACCGGAGCGGCGATTTTAGTAAAGTCATAGCAGAAATTACAGAAAACCTCAAATGGCTCCATCAAACCCAAAATGATGTTCTTTGTTTAACCGTATCAGGTACCGGCGCAATGGAAGCCGGGATTATTAATTTCCTCAGTCCTGGAGACCGGGTTTTAGTGGGAGATAACGGCAAATTCGGCGAACGTTGGGGCTTAATTAGTAAAGCGTTCGGCTTAAATGTAGATTTGATTAAAACCGAATGGGGTAAGCCTTTAGATCCTGAAGAATTCCGCGCCAAATTAGAAGCCGATAAAGACAAACAAATTAAGGCAGTTATTATCACCCATTCAGAAACCTCTACCGGGGTTCTCAATGACCTAGAAACCATAAATAAATATGTTAAAGCTCATGGAGAAGCTTTAATCATTGTCGATGCTGTCACCAGTATGGGAGCGCTGAATATTCCCATTGATGAATGGGGTTTAGATGTGGTGGGAAGCGGCTCTCAAAAAGGCTATATGATCCCCCCGGGTTTAGGTTTTGTCTCTGTTAGCAAAAAAGCCTGGAAAGCCTACGAAACGGCAACCCTTCCTAAATTCTATCTCGACTTAGGCAAGTACAAAAAAGCCACCGATAAAGATAGTTCTCCCTTTACTCCTCCAGTGAATTTGATGTATGGGTTACAAGTGGCCCTACAGATGATGAAAGCAGAAGGGTTAGAAAATATTTTCGCTCGTCATCAACGCAACACAGCCGCCACCCGGGCAGCCATGAAAGCCCTCAATTTACCTCTATTTGCGCCTGATACTCATGCGAGTACGGCAATAACGGCAGTTATCCCCACTACTGTCGATGCTGAAAAAATCCGCTCCACCATCAAGAAAAAATTTGATATCGCTTTGGCCGGTGGACAAGACCATTTAAAAGGGAAAATCTTCCGCATAGGGCATTTAGGGTTTGTCAGTGAACGGGATATTTTAGCCGCTATTGGCGCTTTAGAAACCACTCTGCAAGAGTTGGGGTATGAAGGTGCTACTCCCGGGGCCGGTGTTGCTGCGGCGGCGGCAGTTTTAGCACAGTCGTAA
- a CDS encoding CAP domain-containing protein: MKIIPGSLLIFSCLWLGSCQSLTDNFPSEENMGSQAATSLVADATRSSALEQDVYRQINQYRQSRHLAPLTFNNTIAQQARIHSQRMAAKTVPFSHEGFEKRLQQIGQTIPYQQAAENVAFNEGAKDPATVAVQGWLKSPGHLKNIESNFNLTGVGVALNRQGEYYFTQIFIKPQAASGSSDSKIKKASLKTNVLTALEQKTYQQVNQYRRSQKLSPLLWDNRISEVARRYSQKMANGEATFSHNGFEGRVKAIANQIPTRTVGENLAFNMGYSDPVKVAVEGWIKSPGHRKNMQGNFDLTGIGIAKNAKGEYYLTQLFVKRR; the protein is encoded by the coding sequence ATGAAAATCATTCCTGGTTCATTGTTGATTTTTTCTTGTTTATGGTTGGGGAGTTGTCAGTCTTTGACCGATAACTTTCCTTCTGAAGAAAACATGGGTAGCCAAGCCGCTACATCCCTCGTTGCTGATGCCACTCGCAGTAGTGCCCTAGAACAAGATGTCTATCGACAAATTAATCAATACCGACAATCTCGCCACTTAGCCCCTTTAACCTTTAATAATACCATTGCTCAACAAGCCAGGATTCATAGTCAGAGAATGGCCGCTAAAACCGTTCCCTTCTCTCATGAAGGGTTTGAAAAGCGGCTACAACAAATAGGCCAGACCATCCCCTATCAGCAAGCGGCTGAAAATGTCGCTTTTAATGAAGGCGCAAAAGACCCCGCTACAGTAGCCGTTCAAGGATGGCTAAAAAGTCCAGGACATCTCAAAAATATAGAAAGTAATTTCAATTTAACGGGTGTAGGAGTGGCCTTAAATCGTCAAGGAGAATATTACTTTACCCAAATTTTTATCAAACCTCAAGCCGCTTCTGGGTCCTCGGATTCTAAGATTAAAAAAGCTTCTTTAAAGACCAATGTGTTGACGGCCTTAGAACAAAAAACTTATCAACAAGTCAATCAATATCGTCGTTCTCAAAAACTTTCCCCGTTGCTGTGGGATAACCGCATCAGTGAAGTGGCTAGAAGATATAGTCAAAAAATGGCCAACGGAGAAGCCACCTTTAGTCATAATGGATTTGAAGGACGGGTAAAAGCCATAGCTAATCAAATCCCCACTCGAACAGTGGGAGAAAATTTAGCCTTCAATATGGGTTATAGTGACCCGGTTAAAGTGGCTGTAGAAGGATGGATTAAAAGTCCAGGTCATCGGAAAAATATGCAAGGAAATTTCGATTTAACCGGAATTGGTATTGCTAAAAATGCGAAAGGAGAGTATTATTTGACTCAACTTTTTGTCAAAAGACGTTAA
- a CDS encoding ribonuclease D — MALDNFQVLEGDLSDDILAQYLQAEAIAVDTETMGLIPHRDRLCLVQLCDPTGYVTAIRIAKGQKEAPKLKQLMENNHSIKVFHFARFDVAQLRHHLGIETTPIFCTKIASKLARTYTSSHGLKSLVLELEGIELDKTAQSSDWGNAANLSEEQLSYAANDVRYLLGLKQKLITMLQREDRWQLAQDCFQCLPVIVSLDLLLYPNVFEH; from the coding sequence ATGGCATTAGACAATTTTCAAGTTTTGGAAGGCGACCTATCCGATGATATTTTAGCTCAGTATTTACAGGCAGAAGCTATCGCAGTAGATACGGAAACTATGGGTTTAATTCCTCATCGTGATCGTCTTTGTTTGGTGCAACTTTGCGATCCGACCGGTTATGTTACCGCTATTCGTATTGCCAAAGGACAAAAAGAAGCCCCGAAATTAAAGCAATTGATGGAAAATAATCACAGCATTAAAGTGTTCCATTTTGCCCGGTTTGATGTGGCTCAATTGCGTCACCATTTAGGCATAGAAACCACCCCCATTTTTTGTACAAAAATTGCGAGTAAATTGGCTCGTACCTATACCTCAAGTCATGGATTAAAAAGTTTAGTTCTCGAGTTAGAAGGAATAGAATTAGATAAAACCGCCCAAAGTTCAGATTGGGGAAATGCCGCCAATTTATCAGAAGAACAATTAAGTTATGCGGCTAATGATGTTCGCTATTTATTAGGATTAAAGCAAAAATTAATCACCATGTTACAACGGGAAGACCGTTGGCAATTAGCTCAAGACTGTTTTCAATGTCTGCCTGTCATCGTTTCCCTTGATTTACTTTTGTATCCTAATGTTTTTGAACACTAA
- a CDS encoding DUF5340 domain-containing protein, whose amino-acid sequence MKPIPLPSHVHYELLLQLLERKTIIAVEKDPALRTQVQQLIISLRKALAQQKQLETICDQTHTPFEYRWSLNSVNVKPEEVSEVFAPRFLRDENES is encoded by the coding sequence ATGAAGCCAATTCCCCTTCCTTCCCATGTCCACTACGAATTACTCCTACAGTTGTTGGAACGAAAAACGATTATCGCAGTGGAAAAAGATCCTGCCCTAAGAACACAAGTTCAACAACTGATTATTAGTCTACGAAAAGCCTTAGCACAGCAAAAACAACTAGAAACCATCTGTGATCAAACTCATACTCCTTTTGAGTATCGTTGGTCCCTCAATAGTGTCAACGTCAAACCCGAAGAAGTTTCAGAGGTATTCGCCCCTCGTTTTCTCAGGGATGAGAACGAATCGTAA